One segment of Cloacibacillus sp. DNA contains the following:
- the xth gene encoding exodeoxyribonuclease III: protein MPKTDIATFNVNSVKSRLPILDTWLSSDGAPDILCLQETKCRDEEFPAAFFEERGYHCVFKGMKSYNGVAVVSRAKPDEYEFGLCDEGEEGREESEMARVARVRFGCLTVLNTYIPQGKEIDNPDYPYKLRFIGRVRKLLEKKCSPSDMVVWLGDLNVAPTDIDVTNPKNKKDHVCFHQDVKEALAKAMEWGLVDIFREHLPGEGEYTFWDYRVKDSLARNIGWRIDHILGTHSAAALCRGVRVERSLRAMDRPSDHTAVVGTFEL from the coding sequence ATGCCAAAGACAGACATTGCGACATTTAACGTGAACTCGGTAAAGAGCCGCCTGCCGATCCTTGATACATGGCTCTCCTCCGACGGAGCCCCGGATATCCTCTGCCTGCAGGAGACGAAATGCCGCGACGAAGAATTTCCCGCGGCCTTCTTCGAGGAGAGGGGCTATCACTGCGTATTTAAGGGAATGAAGAGCTACAACGGCGTCGCCGTCGTCTCGCGCGCGAAGCCGGATGAATATGAGTTCGGACTGTGCGACGAGGGTGAAGAGGGACGAGAAGAATCGGAGATGGCGCGCGTGGCGCGCGTTCGTTTTGGATGTCTCACGGTGCTGAACACCTATATTCCACAGGGCAAGGAGATAGATAACCCCGACTATCCCTATAAACTTCGCTTTATCGGCAGAGTGCGGAAGCTGCTGGAAAAAAAGTGCAGCCCATCCGACATGGTGGTCTGGCTCGGCGACCTGAACGTCGCGCCGACCGACATCGATGTGACGAATCCGAAGAATAAAAAGGACCATGTCTGCTTCCACCAGGATGTGAAGGAGGCGCTCGCAAAGGCGATGGAGTGGGGGTTGGTGGACATCTTCCGCGAACATCTGCCAGGTGAGGGTGAATATACCTTCTGGGACTACCGCGTCAAAGATTCGCTGGCGCGGAATATCGGCTGGCGTATAGACCACATTCTTGGGACGCATAGCGCCGCCGCCCTTTGCCGGGGCGTAAGGGTGGAACGCTCCCTGCGCGCGATGGACAGACCCTCCGACCACACGGCTGTGGTCGGCACATTTGAGCTGTAG